Proteins found in one Oncorhynchus gorbuscha isolate QuinsamMale2020 ecotype Even-year linkage group LG15, OgorEven_v1.0, whole genome shotgun sequence genomic segment:
- the LOC123997819 gene encoding protein lin-28 homolog A-like isoform X1: MTLQGTTSRGVGKGGDRGEEPGSLQGGQQQSMHGAGHCKWFNVRMGFGFISMTSRGGTPVDPPMDVFVHQSKLHMEGFRSLREGEPLEFTFQMSLRGLESVQVTGPGGGPCLGSERRQKPKPPAPQQRWKPKGDRCYNCGGLDHHAKECGLPPQPKKCHYCQSATHMVAHCPHRPPGPLSPGPATATQGRRPTVDQYPSTFTTTSYSPSPRQGNRHSQPSQDSSSPLSKSSSSPEDPAQIQRRSGGHHRLKQS, encoded by the exons ATGACCTTGCAGGGGACAACCTCAA GAGGGGTGGGCAAAGGTGGCGATAGAGGAGAGGAGCCAGGATCCTTGCAGGGTGGGCAGCAACAGTCCATGCACGGCGCAGGCCACTGCAAGTGGTTCAATGTGCGGATGGGCTTCGGATTTATATCCATGACTAGTCGTGGGGGAACTCCCGTAGATCCTCCTATGGATGTATTTGTTCACCAA AGCAAGCTGCACATGGAGGGCTTTCGCAGCCTGCGGGAGGGAGAGCCACTAGAGTTTACTTTCCAGATGTCCCTCAGGGGCCTGGAGTCTGTACAAGTCACGGGCCCCGGGGGAGGCCCCTGCTTgggcagtgagaggagacagaaacCCAAGCCCCCAGCGCCACAGCAGAGATGGAAGCCAAAAGGAGACCG atGCTATAACTGTGGAGGACTAGACCACCATGCCAAAGAGTGTGGCCTGCCTCCCCAGCCAAAGAAGTGCCACTACTGCCAGAGCGCGACGCACATGGTGGCCCACTGTCCTCACCGCCCCCCCGGCCCCTTGTCTCCCGGCCCTGCCACAGCCACTCAGGGAAGACGCCCTACTGTGGACCAGTACCCCTCTACCTTCACCACCACCTCCTACAGCCCCAGTCCCAGGCAGGGAAACAGGCACTCCCAGCCCTCTCAGGACAGTTCCTCCCCCCTCAGCAAGTCCTCTAGCTCTCCGGAAGACCCGGCACAGATCCAGAGGAGATCTGGAGGACACCACAGGTTGAAACAATCCTGA
- the LOC123997819 gene encoding protein lin-28 homolog A-like isoform X2, producing the protein MAEGGVGKGGDRGEEPGSLQGGQQQSMHGAGHCKWFNVRMGFGFISMTSRGGTPVDPPMDVFVHQSKLHMEGFRSLREGEPLEFTFQMSLRGLESVQVTGPGGGPCLGSERRQKPKPPAPQQRWKPKGDRCYNCGGLDHHAKECGLPPQPKKCHYCQSATHMVAHCPHRPPGPLSPGPATATQGRRPTVDQYPSTFTTTSYSPSPRQGNRHSQPSQDSSSPLSKSSSSPEDPAQIQRRSGGHHRLKQS; encoded by the exons ATGGCCGAAG GAGGGGTGGGCAAAGGTGGCGATAGAGGAGAGGAGCCAGGATCCTTGCAGGGTGGGCAGCAACAGTCCATGCACGGCGCAGGCCACTGCAAGTGGTTCAATGTGCGGATGGGCTTCGGATTTATATCCATGACTAGTCGTGGGGGAACTCCCGTAGATCCTCCTATGGATGTATTTGTTCACCAA AGCAAGCTGCACATGGAGGGCTTTCGCAGCCTGCGGGAGGGAGAGCCACTAGAGTTTACTTTCCAGATGTCCCTCAGGGGCCTGGAGTCTGTACAAGTCACGGGCCCCGGGGGAGGCCCCTGCTTgggcagtgagaggagacagaaacCCAAGCCCCCAGCGCCACAGCAGAGATGGAAGCCAAAAGGAGACCG atGCTATAACTGTGGAGGACTAGACCACCATGCCAAAGAGTGTGGCCTGCCTCCCCAGCCAAAGAAGTGCCACTACTGCCAGAGCGCGACGCACATGGTGGCCCACTGTCCTCACCGCCCCCCCGGCCCCTTGTCTCCCGGCCCTGCCACAGCCACTCAGGGAAGACGCCCTACTGTGGACCAGTACCCCTCTACCTTCACCACCACCTCCTACAGCCCCAGTCCCAGGCAGGGAAACAGGCACTCCCAGCCCTCTCAGGACAGTTCCTCCCCCCTCAGCAAGTCCTCTAGCTCTCCGGAAGACCCGGCACAGATCCAGAGGAGATCTGGAGGACACCACAGGTTGAAACAATCCTGA